The segment TGGATTCTAAATAAAATTTAAAAAAGCCTGATGGCTTTTTTATAATAATTTTTAATTACCAAGCAAATTAGCAATAATATTGCTATGTACATTGTTGAGTTAGTTGAAAAAGCATGCAATAGCATAAGTAATACATTATATACTAAGATGGTTGGAATTGTTGCTCAAGAGTTTCTTGGCATTTGTGAAAATAAATAGTACTTACTAAATGATGCATTTATTTTTGATAAGTATTATATGTAAGTTACCATCTATTGGTAGTATAATGATTAAACTTATGTACTATGATTTAATTTCTGAACTTTTAAAATCATTAATAAATAAACATATAAAAAAAGATGAGACTTCAAAAAATATGCTGTTAACCAAAAATAATTGACAGCAGTATTGACATTGTGGTATACTTTAGAAGTACTTTATGAAAGGAAGGTAGAGAAAATGGCAGTAAAATTAAGATTAAAAAGAATGGGTGCAAAACAAAAACCATTTTATCGTATTGTAGCAGCTGACTCTAGATCACCAAGAGATGGTAGAATTATTGAAACAGTTGGAACATATGATCCAAATACAACTCCAGCAACAGTAAATGTTAATGAAGAAGTAGCATTCAAATGGTTAGAAAATGGAGCACAACCTACAGATACAGTAAGAAGTATTTTATCAAGCGTTGGTTTAATGAAAAAATTACATGAAAGCAAAAATAGTAAATAATAATGAAAGACTATGTAAAAATTGTTAAAACAATAATTACGCCTTTAGTAGAAGATGCATCTAGTTTAGATGTAAATATTATGCCAACAGCTAATGAAGATGAAATAAAAATATTAGTGATTGCTCACGGTGATCAAATTCCAAGATTGATTGGTAAGCAAGGTCGAAATGCTAATGCAATAAGACAACTTGTTCGTGCAGCTGCTAGTGAAGAAAAGAAAAGAATTTTAGTTGATTTTGAAGCATTTTAAGATGAAGTGGTAACACTTCTTTTTTTTCTTTTAATGTAGTATACTTATGAAAAGGAGGTTTTAGAATGAAAAATCCTATTATTGGAATAACATCTAATGAACAAGCAAACTTTGATGGTTGGTTTATTGAACATTATATTAATTATGTTAAATCGGAGGCTATAAAAGTAGTTGATAAAGCTGGAGGGGTACCCCTAATAATACCAGTTTTAAGCGATAGTAATCATATTGATAGATACCTTGATTTAATTGATGGTTTAATAATTACAGGTGGTCATGATGTTTACCCATTATTGTATGAAGATGATATGCAAGTTGATTGTGGAAATATTCATCCTAAAACAGATTTTTTTGATATTTATTTAGTCAAAGAAGCAATGAAAAGGAAAATACCAACTATTGTAATTTGTAGAGGATTGCAAGTAACAAATGTTGCGTTTAAAGGAACACTAATTCAAGATGTAAATAAAGAAAAAAACTCAACAATAAAACACCATGCTCCTGAAGAAGGAAACCTTAATGTTCATGCAATTAATATTTTAGATAACAATTCTTTGTTTTCTAAGTTAACAGGATATAAAGATAAAATGTATGTTAACTCAATTCATCATCAAGCGATTGGCGAATTAGCTCCTATTTTTAAAGTAGTAGCAAAGGCAAATGATGAAATAATTGAAATTGTTGAATTAAAAGATAGTGATCAATTTTTTATTGGCATGCAGTTTCACCCAGAAATATTAGGTGCAAATGGCAATGCACAAATGATGAGATTATTTAAAGGAATGGTTGAGTATATAAATGGAGAAGATACAAATGGAAATGATTAATGTTGGTTATATAGCAGGATTTCATGGCTTAAAAGGTGAAATGAAAATTAAAACAACAACGGATTTTATTAAAGAAAGGTTTGCTAAAGGAAGTGAATTGTTTTTAATTTATAATAATGATGAAATACTTGTTAAAATAAAAAGCTATCGAGAACATAAAGGGATGCCATTAATATCTTTTGAGGGATATAATTCATTAAATGATGTTGAAAAATATAAAGGAAGTGCTCTTAAAGTAACAAGTGATATGTTGTATGATCTTGATGAAGAAGAGTATTATCACTTTGACTTAATTGGTTTAGATGTTGAAACTTTTAATGGTGAAGTACTAGGAAAAGTTAAAAGTGTTATGGAAACAGGAGCAAACGATGTTATTGTTCTTGAAAAGGATGGCAAAGATATCTTAGTGCCATTTATTAAAACAATTGTTGATGTAATTGATATTGAAAATAAAAAAATAGTTTTATTTGAAGTGGAAGGATTATGGTAATGAAATTTAAAGTATTAACATTATTTCCTGAATATATTGAAAGTTTTAAAAAACACTCAATTATTAAAAGAGGAATTGAAAGTAAAAAAATTGAAATAGAAACAATAGATTATCGTAATTACTCAAAGAATAAGCATATGAAAGTTGATGATACACCTTATGGTGGAGGAGCTGGAATGTTGCTTACAGTACAGCCAATTTACGATGCCTTAAAAGCAAATAAAACAAATGATAGTAAAATTATTTTAGTTTGTCCTACAGGAAAAGTTTTTAAACAAGAGGATGCTAATAAGTTAGCACAAGAAAAGGAATTAATATTTATTTGTGGACATTACGAAGGGTATGATGAAAGAATAAGAGATTATGTTGATTATGAATACTCTATTGGTGATTATGTTTTAACCAGTGGTGAAATTGCTAGTACGGTCATGATGGATTCAATTGCTAGGTTAGTTGATGGTGTGATTGAAAAGCAATCATATTTAGGAGATTCTTTTCAAAATGGTTTGTTAGAATATCCCCAGTATACTAAACCACAGGAGTTTGATGGAAAAGTTGTACCAGGAGTATTAGTGAATGGTCATCATGCTAAAATAGATGAATATCGATTAAAGCAATCAATAATAAAAACTGCTAAGAATAGACCAGACATGTTAGAAAGTGAAGAGTTATCACCAGAAATAAAAGCTAAAATTTTAGAATTAAAAGAAAATAAAGAAATATAAAAGTATAGTGTGCTTGACATTTTTTGTAAAGTGTACTATACTTTTTTCAGGTGATAAAATGAAGACGCAAATTCAAAAGCTAAGAAAAGAAAGAAAGATTTCTCAAGATGAATTAGCTAAAGCTCTTGGCGTTACAAGGCAAACAATCATTTCGATTGAAAAAGAAAAATATACAGCTTCATTAATTCTGGCGTATAAAATTTCCAAGTTTTTTGAAATGAGTATTGAAGAGATATTTGATTTTTCAAAGGTAGGTGAAGAAGATGAATAAATTTAAAAAAGGGTTAAAGAAAAGAATTATTTTATTGAGTATTTTAGGAATATTTTTAATATCTTTAGCAGTTATAACACTTTTAAATAAAGATAATTTAAATTTGGAAGGAAATAATTTATCAAGAAATATAGGATGTTTATATGGATTAGTACTTGGAACAGGATTTAAGTTACTATCAACATTTTCTTCACTAAGAAATGAAGATAAATTAAATGAGTTATATATAAAATCAAATGATGAAAGAACAGCCCTTGTAGTAAAAAGTACATCAACAATGTCATACTTAATTTTATTATACACAATGGTGTGTGGTATGGTTGCTACAACATTTTTTTCAAGTGTTATTTCAAATGTATTTTTCTATGGAGTTTGTTATACGCTAGTTGTATATTGCATAACGTATTTTTATTACAATCGTAAATTTTAATTTATGATAATCATGTGATATAATTACGATAAATTAATTTGGTAAATGTGCTTTTTTATCAAGAAAGATAGGAGTTGGCAGTAATGAAAAAAATATTAGCTTTAGTATTAAGTTTGTTTCTATTAGTAGGATGTTCACAACAAGACAACAAATACAAAGATGAAGCATTAGAAGCTTATGTGCAAAGCATGAATAAATTAGAAGGAAAAAATAAATATAGTATAGGTATTGATGGAAAAATTGATGTTCCTAAATCATTAATTAATACAGAAGAAGTAAATAGTAATTTTAGTGCAAAGGGAATTGTTGACTTAAAAAATGAATTAGCTAAATTTGAAATGAATTTAGATGATAAACAAAATGATCAAAGTGAGAAAATGGAAATTTATCTTGATAAAAAATATGTATATATTAAAAGTGATAATTCATGGTATAAACAGGAACTTGATGAAAGCATTTCAGATTCTGTAAATTCAAAAACTAAAGATAGTGAAAAGCTAGATGTGGATAAAGCAAGAGAAACTTTTGAAACTTTTAAAAATGTAGAATATACAAAAGAAATAAGAGATTCTCAAGAGGGCTATTTAATTAGTGCAACTATTGATTTAGATACAATTATGTCAATGATAAAAGATGAAAAAGAAAATATTAAAGACCTTGAAAAACAAATAGAGCAATTTAAGGCATTGATGCAAAAAATGAATATTGAATATGAAGTATTTATTCCAATGGATAATACTAAGTATGCAAAGCATAGAGTGAATATTAGTTTAGAAGTATTAAAAAGTGAAGTGAATGTTGGGCCAATTGATATAAACCTTGAGCCAACAAATGAAAAAATTAAAATTCCAAGTGCAGCAAAAAAAGCAAAAGTTGTAAAACAAGATAGTGTAAATAGTTTATATTAAGTGGAGGTATAAAAATGATAGAATTAAAAAATATTTCAAAGAAATATGGTAATAGTAGTAAATATGCAGTACAACCAACAGATTTATCTATTAAACCGGGAAAGATAATTGGGTTTATTGGACATAATGGTGCAGGTAAATCAACTACTTTAAAAATGATGACAGGTGTACTTACACCAAGTACTGGTGATGTGATTATTAATGGATATTCAATTACTAATGATGATTTAAAAGCAAAAAAAGAGTTTGGATATGTTCCTGATTCTCCTGATGTTTTTTTGAAACTAACTGGTTTTGAGTATTTGAATTTTATGGGAACTGCTTATGGTGTTGAACCAAGCATTTTGAAAAAACGTATTGATGAACTTGCAAATCAATATTTAATGAGTGATAAATTAGGAGATTTAATTGATTCTTATTCTCATGGTATGCGACAAAAAATAGTGGTAATGGGTGCTTTAGTACATGAACCACATATAATGATTTTAGATGAACCACTTACAGGGCTTGATCCACAAGCAAGTAGACTTTTAAAAGATTCAATGAAAGATCATGTTGCTAAAGGTCATACTGTATTATTTTCAACACATGTTTTGGAAGTTGCTGAAAAATTGTGTGATGAGATTTTAGTAATTAATAAAGGAAAGTTTATATATCAAGGTACATTAGAGGCATTAAAGGAACAATATAGTGAAAGTACAAGCTTAGAAGATATCTTCTTTGCGATAACAAGTGAAAATGATTAAATCGTTATTTAATGTTTTTAAACGTGACCAACAAAGTATTAAGTTAATTAAGTATTCAAAAACAAAAAAAATACTACTTAATATTGGTATAACTATTTTGGTGTTAGCTGGATTTTCAGCGATGCTATTTCCTTTAATTGTACATTCTGATGAAATTCAAAGTAAGATTCCACTTAATATTGGGCACCTTACTATTATGATTGGTTTTTATTTAACTTTTGTTTTAGCAATCGTTTCATCTTTTGGGTTTCTATTCTCAGGTGGATATTTAGATAAAAACTTGAATAATTATATTGTATTACCGATTAAAAAACGTGAGTTTGTAATCGCAAAATTAATGCTAGTTTATTACAATGTGTTACAAGTTGTCGCATTGTTAATGACACCTTGTATTATCATTTATTTTGTTTACTCTGATGTTAGCCTTAATGGTATCTTGAGTATTATTATTTATTGTTTAACAATGCCAATTATTACAATTTATGGTATTTCATTTTTAGTTGGAACAGTTTTATATTTTGTAAATAAAGTAAAAAATAAAATGCTTGCTAAAAGAGTATTATATGGTACATTTTTTGTTGTTGCCTTCTCTTTATATATGGTATTTATTTTAAATGTTAGTACACAGTCTAGTGAAGATCCAACTAAAACAATTACTATGTTTATGGATTTAATTAGTAAGTTAGATACAATCCTTTTCTATCCAGGTTGGGCATCTGAGTTATTAAACAAAGCTAGTTATATTAATATTGTTTATATGTTTGTTGCTGTTGTTATTGGGTCAATTTTCTTATTATACTTTGAAAAAGTATATTTTAAAGGCTCAATTGGATTTAATGAAGAAGGCGGTAAAACAAAATCTAAATTGCTTAAAAATAAACAAACTTCTAGTCATAGTAAGACAATGTGGTTCTTTATTAGAGAAGCTAAAGAAATTTTTAAAACTGGAACTTATTTCTTTAATTCTGTTTTTGGAAATATTTTAATCGTTGTAGTTTATCTTGCTATGATGGGATATTCTTATTATACAAATGGTGATACGGCTGTTGAAGTAGTGAGTTTTGTTAAAGATTCTTTAAACATTGAAACAATAATTTTAGTAACATTAGTAATTGGAACATTCTTTACGATTTTCAATAATGGTGCTGCTACAGTTTTCACAAGAGATGCTAAAGTCCTTGATTATTTAAATACATTACCACTTAATCAAAGTAGAGCATTTTTTGGAAAAGTATTATTTCATACGCTAGTTGAGTTTTTAACAATATTCATTTTCATGTTAATTCCGATGCTTGTTTTACAAATGGATGTTAGTTATATTATTGTTTCATTATTAGTAATGATTTTAGTTGTTTTAGCTACAAATTTAATTCCAGTATGTATTGATTTAAATTTCCCGACACTTGATTGGGAATCAGAAACTTATGTTGTTAAAAGATCTCGTTCAGTTTGGATGACAATGCTTGTTCATTTTGGTTTAAATGCCCTTGTTTTTGGAAGTGGCTTTGCATTAGTTATGTTTGCAGATGTAGATTACAAAATACTTTCATACATTGGTATAGCCTTTTATGTTATGATGTTCATTGTATTGGTATTTGTCTATCGAAAATCAGTAACAAGAGCATTTAGAAAGGTGAGAGGTTAGTGAAATATCAAAAGAAAGATATTATGACAACAATTACAGGCTTTTTAATGGCAGTAGCTGATAGTGTCCCAGGTGTTAGTGGTGGAACAATTGCTTATATTTTAGGTAAATATGAGCAATTTGTTAGTTCTATTGCAGCTTTTGGTTCAAGTAGTACTAAGCAGGAGAAGAAAGATGCTATTGATTTTTTATTAAAATTTGTTGTTGGTTGGGCAATTGGAATGGTTTTAGCATTAAGCTTGATTGCTAGCTTAGTTGGTGAAAAACCATATGAATTAGTCTCATTGTTTTTAGGATTTATTTTAGTTGCAATTCCATTTATTTTTACACAAGAAAAATTACAAAACAAAATTAATCTAAAGCATATCTTGTTCACAATGGCTGGAATTGTACTAGTAGTAGTTGTAACAAACTTTAGCTCAACTGCAATTGATTTAAGTGCAGATACAAGTATTTTAAAGTATGTTTATATTTTTATAGTAGGAGCTGTTGCAATTTCGGCAATGATTTTGCCTGGAATATCTGGTTCAACATTCTTATTAATATTTGGTTTATATATGCCAATTGTGAGTGCTGTAAAAGAGGTATTAAAGTTTAACTTTAGTCAATTAGATATTGTTTTAGTATTTGGTTTTGGAGTTTTATTAGGATTATTTTATTTTTCAAAGCTAGTTAAATATTTAATGAAAAATCATCGTGAGATTGTTGTTTTCTTTGTCATGGGATTAATGATAGGATCTATATATGCAATTATTATGGGACCAACATCATTAAGTGATGATGTTACTAAAGAAAGTTTAAATTTAGTACCATTAAATTTTGAAAATATTAAATTAATTTGGATGCTTGCTGGAGTTGGAATAATTATAGCTTTAGAAAAAATAAAAAAAATAGTTGAAGGAGGAAGTAAAAGTGAATAATTTTACTTATCAAAGAGTGACTAAATTAATTTTTGGTCAAAATCAATTAGAAAAATTACCACAAGAAATTAAGAAAAATGGTGGTAGTAGAGTATTATTAACTTATGGACAAAGTAGTATTAAAAGAATTGGATTATATGATGAAGTTGTTAGAATGTTAAATGATAATGATATTTTCTTTGTTGAATTAGGAGGAATTAAACCTAATCCAGAAGTAGATACTGCTCGTGAAGGTGTTAGATTAATTAATGAACATAATCTTGATTTTATTTTAGCTGTCGGTGGTGGAAGTGTTCTTGATAATTCAAAACATATTGCAATGTCACAAGCTGCAGATGTTGATGTTTGGGATTTAGTTAGAAACCAAGACCAACTTGATAAAGTTACTGGTTTAATAAAAATAGGAGCTATTTTAACTATTTCAGCTACTGGTTCAGAAATGAATGTAGGTGGAGTTATTACTAATCCTGAAACTGAAGATAAATTATCAATGGCACATGAAGAAGCAGCGCCAGTATTCTCATTCTTAAATCCAAGACTTTTGGAAAGTTTACCACCAAAACAAAGAATTGCCGGTGTTTGTGATACATTCTCACATTTATTAGAATTGTATTTTACTGCACATGAAGATGAAGGTTTTGCTGATAGATATATTGAGGGTGTTATGAAAAATGTTATCGCTTATGCACCAAAGTATTTAGAAGATAATTTAAATTATGATGCTAATGCACAAATTATGCTAAGTGCTACTTATGCATTAAATGGAATTAGTACTTTAGGAAAATATGGTGGAGATTGGAATACACATGCTTTAGAACATGAATTAAGTGCTCTTACAGACTTTACTCATGGAATTGGTCTTGCAATAATTCAACCTTATGTTTTACAAACTTATCTTGATGCTGATTTGGCAAATAAAAAAGATTTAGTTAAATTTGTTAATTTAGGAAAAAATGTTTTTGACATTGAGGGTTCTAATCAAGAAGTTGCGCAAAAAACTGTTGAAGCAATTAAAAAGCTATTCTTTGAGTGGATAGATAATAAAACTCAATTAAGTGAGTATGAAGTATATGATTTCAATTATAGTACTTGTGTTGAAAAATTGTTAAATGATGCTAGATTATCTGACATTTATCACTCATTTACTAAAGAAGAATTAGATAAGATATATAAAACGATATTGTAATGGTATCGTTTTTTTTAATACCTTATCAAAAAATAGTACTTACAATATTTTTTTTTGACACTTTTAGCGAATGTATGATTTTCTTATGTTTTTTACAAAAATAAATGAAAAATTTGCAAAAAAATTAAAAAAAACACAAAAAAAACAAAGAAATTAACATATAGTCGATTAAATGAACATTTCATTTTTATCGAAATAGACAAAAAGTTCGATAAAACATAAAAAAAACGCTTTTTTTTGACTAAAAATCAATTATTTGATGTTGCTTTTTAATATATTAAAGATATAATTTAAATTAAGAATATATAATAATTATAAAAAACGGAGGGTACAAAAAAATGAACAAAGTAATTATTGATGGGAAAAGTCTTACATTAGAGGACTTTATCCAAGTAGCACGACATGGTGCTAAAGTTGAGTTAAGCGATGAAGCTATCAAAGCAATGCAAAAAAGTCGTGACTTAGTTGAGCATTATGTTGAAAATGAAGTTGTACGTTATGGAATTACAACAGGATTTGGATCTTTAAGTGAAGTAACAATCAACAAAAAAGATACAAGTAAGTTACAAGAAAACTTAATTATCACGCATGCAGTATCAGTTGGGGAACCATTTGATATTGAAGTAGTAAGAGGAATTATGTTATTACGTGCTAATTCAATTGCTAAAGGTAATTCAGGAGTAAGAGTTAGTACAGTACAATTAATCTTAGATATGTTAAATGCGGGTGTAACACCAGTTGTGCCTGAACAAGGAAGCTTAGGAGCTAGTGGTGATTTAGCACCATTATCACACTGTGTTTTACCAATGTTAGGTTATGGTGAAGTATACTATAATGGAAAAAAATATAATGGTAAATTAGGAATGAAAAAAGCTGGTTTAGAAACAATCACTTTATCTTCAAAAGAAGGTTTAGGACTAAACAATGGTACTCAAGCAATGACTTCAGTTGGTGCTTTTGCTACTTACGATGCTTTAAAAACAGTTAAATTAGCAGATATTACTGCAATGCTTTCATTTGAAGCTTTAACAGGAATTAGAACTGCATACGATCCAAGAGTTCATGAAATTCGTGGTCATGTAGGACAAAAAACATCAGCTAAAAACTTCTTAAAATTAATTGAAGGAAGTTCATCAGCAACTGAACAAGGAGATTTAAGAGTTCAAGATGCTTATGCATTAAGATGTTTACCTCAAATTCATGGTGCTTCAAAAGATGCTATTAATTATGTAAAAGGAATTGTTGAAATTGAATTAAATGCGGTTACTGATAACCCATTAATTTTCCCTGATACTGAAGATGTAATTAGTGGTGGTAACTTCCATGGTCAACCAATGGCTTTACCATTTGACTTCTTAAAAATCGCTTTATCAGAATTAGCAAACATTTCTGAAAGAAGAATTGAAAGATTAGTAAACTCTAAATTATCAAATGGTTTACCATCAATGTTAGTTAAAAAAGCTGGATTAAATAGTGGATTTATGATTGTTCAATATTCTGCTGCATCAGTTGTAAGTGAAAATAAAGTAATTGCTCATCCTGCAAGTGTTGATTCAATTCCATCTTGTGAAAACCAAGAAGATCATGTATCTATGGGAACAACAGCTGCTAGACAAGCAAGACAAATTTTAAGAAACGTTCAATATGTATTAGGTATGGAATTATTCGCTTCATGTCAAGGAATCGATCTTAGAAAAGTAGAAAAATTAGGTAAAGGTACACAAGTTGCTTACGATCAAGTAAGAAGCGTTGTATCATATATGAAAAACGATAGAGTTTTAAAACCAGATATGGTTAAAATTGATGAGTTAGTAACATCTCACAAAATTGTCGAAGAAGTTGAAAAAGTTGTACCATTAGATACAATTTAATTTAAAAAGTTTTTTAGGAGGAAAAAGTATTATGCAAATTAATAATCAAGACATTCAAAAGGGAATGGAGATTAAAATTGATCATATTCCTGCTAAAACACCAGAATTCGTAAAAGGAATAAGAAGAGCACCTAAACGTGAATTAACGTTAAGCGATTCAGATATTGAATTAGCACTTATGAATGCTCTAAGATATATTCCAGAAGAATACCATGCTGAATTAGCTCCTGAATTTTATGAGGAGCTAATGACTCATGGGCGAATTTATGGATATCGTTTTAGACCAGAAGGAAATATTTCACCAAAACCTATTGATGAGTATGAAGCAACAACAATTGAAGGACAAGCATTCCAAGTAATGATTGATAACAACTTATCATTTGAAATTGCTTTATATCCATATGAATTAGTAACATATGGTGAAACAGGACAAGTATTCCAAAACTGGATGCAATATGTTCTAGTTAACAAATATTTAAAAGTTATGACTGATGAGCAAACATTAGTTCTTCAATCAGGACATCCAGTAGGATTGTTCCATTCACATAAAACAGCTCCAAGAGTAATGATTACTAATGGATTAACAGTTGGTTTATTTGATAACTTAGATGATTTCAAACGTTTAACTGCACTAGGTGTAGCTAACTATGGACAAATGACTGCTGGTGGTTGGATGTATATTGGACCACAAGGTATCGTTCATGGAACTTATTCAACATTATTAAATGCATCTCGTAAAATTAAAGATGGTGCAAAAGATATGGAAGGATTAATCTTCGTTACATCAGGACTTGGTGGAATGTCTGGAGCTCAAGGTAAAGCTGGTAAGATTGCTAATGGTGTAGCTTTAGTTGCAGAGGTTGATGAATCAAGAATTAATACTCGTTATGAACAAGGATGGGTTGATAAAGTAACAAGAACACCTAAAGAAGCATTCGAAGTAGCATGTAAAGCTAAAGATAATAAAGAACCGATTGCTATTGCGTTTTTAGGTAATGTTGTTGATTTATTAGAATATGCTTATGAAAATGATATTCATATTGATTTATTATCAGATCAAACATCATGTCAGGAAGCTTATGATGGTGGATATTGCCCAGCAGGAATTTCTTTTGAAGAAAGAACAAAACTTTTAGCAACTGATCATGCTAAATTCAAAAAACTTGTTGATGAAAGCTTACATCGTCACTTTGAAGTTATCAAAAAATTAAGTTCAAAAGGAACATATTTCTTTGACTATGGTAACTCATTCATGAAAGCTATTTATGATTCAGGTGTAATGGAAATTTCAAAAAATGGTGTTAATGATTTAGATGGATTCATTTGGCCATCTTATGTTGAAGATATTTTAGGACCAATGTTATTTGACTATGGATATGGACCATTCAGATGGGTATGTCTATCAGGAAAAGAAGAAGATTTAGACAAAACAGATGCTGCAGCATGTAGTGTTATTGATCCAGATCGTCGTTTCCAAGATTATGATAACTGGAAATGGATTAATGATGCTAAGAAAAATGCATTAGTTGTTGGTACAAAAGCTCGTATTCTTTACCAAGATGCTTGGGGACGTACAAACATTGCTCTTAAATTTAATGAAATGGTACGTAATGGAGAAGTAGGACCAATTATGTTAGGTCGTGATCACCATGATGTATCTGGTACAGATTCACCATTTAGAGAAACATCAAATATTTATGATGGTTCAAATGTAATGGCAGAAATGGCTACTCACTGTTATGCAGGTAATGCAGCACGTGGTATGTCACTAATCGCTCTTCACAATGGTGGTGGAGTTGGTATTGGTAAATCTGTAAACGGTGGATTTGGTATGGTATTAGATGGAAGTGAAAGAGTAGACAATATTCTTTATGAATCAATGTTATGGGATGTTATGGGTGGAGTTGCTCGTCGTAACTGGGCTCGTAATAGCGCATCAATTGAAACTTGTATCGAATACAATGAACAAATGAAAGGTAAAGACCATATTACTTTACCATACTTAACAACAAGAGATTTTGTTAAGGATATTATTAGGAAAAACAAATAAACTAAGGAGATGTCTTAAATGCAAAAAATAGTACAATGTGTACCAAATTTTTCAGAAGGGAAAGATCTAGAGAAAGTTGATCGTATCGTTGCACCTTTAAAAGATAAAGAAGGTGTAAAGTTAGTTGGAGTTGAACCAGATGCTGCTTACAATAGAACAGTTGTTACTGTAATAGGTGAGCCTCAAGCAGTTAAAGCTGCTGTTGTTGAAGCAATTGGTGTAGCTACAAAAGAGATTGATATGAACTATCAAACAGGTGAACATAAAAGAATGGGAGCTACTGATGTAGTACCATTTATTCCAATTTCAGGAATGAGTATTGAAGAAGCTGTTGAATTATCAAAAGAAGCTGGAGAAGAAGTAGCACAACGTTTTGATTTACCAGTATTCTTATATTCATATAGTGCAACTCAACCAAACCGTGAAAAATTACCAACAATTAGAAAAGGTGAATTTGAAGGAATGGGTGAAAAAATTAAATTACCTGAATGGAAACCAGATTATGGTAAAGCTGAAATTCATCC is part of the Bacilli bacterium PM5-9 genome and harbors:
- a CDS encoding putative RNA-binding protein YlqC (UPF0109 family) (product_source=COG1837; cath_funfam=3.30.300.20; cog=COG1837; ko=KO:K06960; pfam=PF13083; superfamily=54814), whose product is MKDYVKIVKTIITPLVEDASSLDVNIMPTANEDEIKILVIAHGDQIPRLIGKQGRNANAIRQLVRAAASEEKKRILVDFEAF
- a CDS encoding putative glutamine amidotransferase (product_source=KO:K07010; cath_funfam=3.40.50.880; cog=COG2071; ko=KO:K07010; pfam=PF07722; superfamily=52317); its protein translation is MKNPIIGITSNEQANFDGWFIEHYINYVKSEAIKVVDKAGGVPLIIPVLSDSNHIDRYLDLIDGLIITGGHDVYPLLYEDDMQVDCGNIHPKTDFFDIYLVKEAMKRKIPTIVICRGLQVTNVAFKGTLIQDVNKEKNSTIKHHAPEEGNLNVHAINILDNNSLFSKLTGYKDKMYVNSIHHQAIGELAPIFKVVAKANDEIIEIVELKDSDQFFIGMQFHPEILGANGNAQMMRLFKGMVEYINGEDTNGND
- a CDS encoding hypothetical protein (product_source=Hypo-rule applied), whose translation is MYIVELVEKACNSISNTLYTKMVGIVAQEFLGICENK
- a CDS encoding 16S rRNA processing protein RimM (product_source=KO:K02860; cath_funfam=2.30.30.240,2.40.30.60; cog=COG0806; ko=KO:K02860; pfam=PF01782,PF05239; superfamily=50346,50447; tigrfam=TIGR02273), producing the protein MEMINVGYIAGFHGLKGEMKIKTTTDFIKERFAKGSELFLIYNNDEILVKIKSYREHKGMPLISFEGYNSLNDVEKYKGSALKVTSDMLYDLDEEEYYHFDLIGLDVETFNGEVLGKVKSVMETGANDVIVLEKDGKDILVPFIKTIVDVIDIENKKIVLFEVEGLW
- a CDS encoding tRNA (guanine37-N1)-methyltransferase (product_source=KO:K00554; cath_funfam=1.10.1270.20,3.40.1280.10; cog=COG0336; ko=KO:K00554; pfam=PF01746; superfamily=75217; tigrfam=TIGR00088), whose amino-acid sequence is MKFKVLTLFPEYIESFKKHSIIKRGIESKKIEIETIDYRNYSKNKHMKVDDTPYGGGAGMLLTVQPIYDALKANKTNDSKIILVCPTGKVFKQEDANKLAQEKELIFICGHYEGYDERIRDYVDYEYSIGDYVLTSGEIASTVMMDSIARLVDGVIEKQSYLGDSFQNGLLEYPQYTKPQEFDGKVVPGVLVNGHHAKIDEYRLKQSIIKTAKNRPDMLESEELSPEIKAKILELKENKEI
- a CDS encoding putative transcriptional regulator (product_source=KO:K07729; cath_funfam=1.10.260.40; cog=COG1476; ko=KO:K07729; pfam=PF01381; smart=SM00530; superfamily=47413), yielding MKTQIQKLRKERKISQDELAKALGVTRQTIISIEKEKYTASLILAYKISKFFEMSIEEIFDFSKVGEEDE
- a CDS encoding small subunit ribosomal protein S16 (product_source=KO:K02959; cath_funfam=3.30.1320.10; cog=COG0228; ko=KO:K02959; pfam=PF00886; superfamily=54565; tigrfam=TIGR00002), with the translated sequence MAVKLRLKRMGAKQKPFYRIVAADSRSPRDGRIIETVGTYDPNTTPATVNVNEEVAFKWLENGAQPTDTVRSILSSVGLMKKLHESKNSK